AAAAGGGGCAGATGGTCCGGCCAAACCCTTCGTACGCCCTCGGCCACTTGCAGCGGGAGGCGCATGCGGTTTTCCAGCGTGCCCCCGTACTCATCAGAGCGCTTGTTGGAGAGGGGGGAAAGGAATTCGTGCAGGAGATATCCGTGGGCCATGTGGATTTCCAACACTTGAAATCCCGCATCCAGGCTTCGCGCTGCAGCCTCTTCGAACTGAGAAACGATTTCATCGATATCTCTTAGAGTCATCTCACGGGGAATGGGAGAAATCTCATCGAACGGAATAGAGCTCGGTGCAATGGGCTGCCACCCTCCGGCATCTTCCGGGAGCGGCTTACCGTTATCACGCCATGGGGCATCAGTCGAGGCCTTGCGTCCTGCGTGGGCGATCTGGATTCCAGGGACCGCGCCGTTACCCTTGATGAAATCGGTGATTCGCCTGAAGGCGGGAACGTGCTCAGGTGACCAGATACCGCTGTCCATGGGGCTGATGCGCCCTTCGGGCGATACGGCCGTTGCCTCGACAATAACGAGCGCCGCGCCTCCAACGGCTCGGCTCCCGAGATGGACGAGGTGCCAGTCATTGGGCATGCCGTCCAGGCTCGAGTATTGGCACATAGGCGATACGAAAATGCGGTTCTTGAACGTGATCTCTCGCAAATGAAGCGTTGAAAACAATCTGCTGGTCATAAACGGGCAATCCTTCCTTTATGATACGGTCACTGCGTCGGCTTTGTACTGTGCCGTGCCGGTGGAGCATTTTGTAAAGATAAGGCTGTCGAACACCAAGGAAAGGGGTAAAAGTTCGCGAGGGAAAAAGGGGATGAATACCTCTGATTGTTCAAGACGTGGTGAGAGGGGTATGCCGATAGGAAAACAACGTGTTACAGAAAAGCGATGTTATCATGAGTCATGAGCTATGAACCATGAGCCTTTTTTCATATAAATTCCTTTAATGTTGTATGTGCTTCCTGGCCTCCAGCGGCATCGAGGTCTGCACACCCTCCATTTCTTTTCGGCCTGTGCGTAGCTTGAAAAGGCTCTTCAGCCATTTCTGGACCGCCTCCATGTAAATGTAAACCACCGGCGTAATGTAGAGGGTCAGGAATTGCGACAGCAAAAGCCCGCCAACAACCGCCAGGCCCAGGGGCTGCCGCGCTTCGGCCCCCGCTCCGACTCCCATCGCTATGGGCAAGGTCCCCATGAGGGCAGCCATGGTGGTCATCATGATGGGGCGAAACCTCAGAATGCAACCTTCGTAAATGGCTTCAGCAGGCGTTTTACCCTCATCGCGCTGTGCGCTCAAGGCAAAATCGATCATCATGATCGCGTTTTTCTTGACGATACCGATCAGCATGATGATCCCGACAAACGAAAAGATACTCAGATCCGTGCGAAAAATGAGCAGAGTCAGCAATGCCCCCACTCCCGCCGATGGCAATCCCGATAGGATGGTCAGGGGATGGATGAAACTCTCGTAGAGGATTCCCAAAACCATGTAGATGACCAATATGGCCATGATGAGAAGAAGCCACATCCCTTTCATGGAAGACTGAAACTGCTGAGCGGTCCCCTGGAAGCTCGTGGTGAGAGTGGCGGGAAGACGGAGATCCCGTACCGTTTTCTCAATTTGAGTCACCGCATCCCCCAGAGCAGTGTCGGGCTTCAGATTGAAGGAAAGCGTCACGGAGGAAAGCTGCCCCGTGTGGTTGATAGTGAGAGGGCCGGCCCTCTGGTGGATTTTCACGACAGAATCCATGGGAACCAATCGATCTGCGTCCGACCTCACGTAGAGCTTGGAGAGAGCGGCGGGTGAAAGCTGGAACTGCGGCTGCACTTCCATAATGACCCGGTACTGGTTTGCCGGAGTATAAATCGTCGAAACCTGCCGTGAGCCGTAGGCGTTATACAGAGTATTCTCAATCCGTTCCGCGCTGATTCCCAGAGCCAGGGCCTTGTCCCGATCGATGTCCACGAGCACTTCAGGGTTCGTGATCTGCAAATCGGTGCTGATGTCCTGAAGGGCAGGCAATTCATGAAATTTTTCTTCCACCCGGGGAGCCCATTTATAAAGCTCCGCCGTATCCGGACCTTGAATGGTGTACTGGTAGAGACTCTTGGCGGTCCTCGCACCCATTTGAATGGCGGGCGGATTTTGCATGTAGACCTTCACTCCGGGAATCGCCGACAATTTTGCCCGAAGCCTCTGAATCAATTCGTTGGCCCCCTCTTTCCGCTCGGAACGAGGTTTCAAGTGCATGACCAACCGCC
This region of Desulforhabdus amnigena genomic DNA includes:
- a CDS encoding NADH:flavin oxidoreductase/NADH oxidase, which produces MTSRLFSTLHLREITFKNRIFVSPMCQYSSLDGMPNDWHLVHLGSRAVGGAALVIVEATAVSPEGRISPMDSGIWSPEHVPAFRRITDFIKGNGAVPGIQIAHAGRKASTDAPWRDNGKPLPEDAGGWQPIAPSSIPFDEISPIPREMTLRDIDEIVSQFEEAAARSLDAGFQVLEIHMAHGYLLHEFLSPLSNKRSDEYGGTLENRMRLPLQVAEGVRRVWPDHLPLFVRLSCTDWIEGGWDLSDSIELSSHLKQIGVDLIDCSSGALVPYAKIPVAPGYQVPFSAAIRKEVEIPTGAVGLITHSVQAEQIIATGQADAILMAREFLRHPYWPLDAARELHVDIPWPNQYARAKR